The Palleronia sp. THAF1 genome contains the following window.
TCGGGATCATGCTACGCATGACCCTGCCGGGCAGTGGACAACGGGACCGAACTGACCAGTAACGCCATCCTGCGGTGGTGTTCCGAGCACCGGGTCGAATGGCACTACATCGCGCCGGGCAAGCCGATGCAGAACGGCTTCGTTGAGAGTTTCAATGGCAGGATGCGCGATGAGCTGCTCAACGAGACCATGTTCCAGAACCTGGCCCATGCACGGGTCGTGATCGCAGCATGGGCTGCCGACTACAACACCGAACGCCCACACTCGGCTTTGGACTACCAGACCCCGGTCGACTACGCGCGGACCCTGAACACCGCAATCGCCCGCCCCGCTGCGCGAGATGAAAGCTCCGCGCGTCGGGCGATTGCTCAACCTGCGCCAATCGGCGTAAACACCAAACGGGCTCCGGTCGCGGCTGGATGAAAGTTCAGTGGCAGGTCACAGGACCATCGCGCAGGTCGTCACCCCGCATGAGTTGTATTAAAGAGCCGAAGACCTTCAACCGAGGTCCCACGGCGAAGGCATATTGGATGCCGCGGTCGAAGTGGTCGGATACCTTGGCGCTGACAGCTTTCTCATTCTCGGCACGGAAGAGGCAGGCAAGATCACCCTGCGCGCCGACGGCAACACCTCGGCGATGGTGGGTGATAAAATCGGTCTGGCCTTGTCCGGAAAGCTGCACGCTTTCACCGAATCCAGGGCGGCCATCAGCTAGGGACCGGACCAATTTCCGTCGCGGGTTTTACCCCGCCAAAGAGACAACTTCCCGCCAGATATCGTCGTCCACGAGGATGCCGTTCTTCTGCTGATCCATACGTGCGGCCACGGTGTTTTGGCCGGGATGGGTCACAGCGCGATTCGGGTCGGCGGGCTGTGATCCGTTCACATAGTCTACCATTCCGTTGACCGCCTGCTGCAGATGCTCGGACGTGCCAAGACGGTCGGGATCGAACGCGATGAAGATCTGCGAACAGCCGGTGCAACTACCCTGATCAATGCCGTCGATCTGGTGCGTCGCCGACCCTTCGGACAAGGCCGCCGCCAGTATGTCCAGCATGATGGCCAGCCCCGATCCCTTCCAGAACCCGGTAGGAAGGATCCGGCGCGACTCCTCGATCGCAACGGGATCGGTCGTCAGATTGCCGTCGACATCGAAGCCACCGGCGTAGGGCAGCTGTTCGCCCTTCAGCCGGGTCGTCTGAAGCTTGCCGTAAGAATATTGCGACATCGCCATATCCAGAACGACGGGCCCCTCTTTGCGCGGAACAGCCATGACGAACGGGTTGTTCCCCAACCGCGTGTCTTTCGCGCCCCATGCGGGCATGCAGGATTCGGTATTGGTCCAAGCGATCAGGATCTTGCCCTGCTCTGCCGCGCGCCACCCGTAAGCACCGCCGCGCATCCAGTGCGTCGTGTTGCGCAGCGCCACAATCGCCAGACCATGTTGTGCCGCCAGTTCAAGCGTCCGGTCCGTCGCCGTCAGCGCGTTCAGGATGCCGGGGCCGCGCTGGCCGTCGTAGACCTCCATCGGGCCCATGTCGCGCAGCAGAGTTGGCTCGGCGTCGGCATCGACCCACCCTTTCTGCAGATACTCCACGAAACGGGGCACCCGGTTGAGGCCGTGCGAGTAGACTGCATCCAAGCTGGATTCGGTATGAACGCGCGCGGATCGAAGGGCCTTATCCTCTGACATGCCGGCGTTGACGAACGCCCGCGTGACCGTGCTGCACATTTCGTCGAATGCGATCCTGCCCATGATCTTCTCCTGCTTTTGTGGGTGTTATGGTTATCGAAGCCTCCTACCCATCCGACAGAGGGTCGGTGTTTTCTTCAATCGAAGGTCAGATGGACCTTCACGGATTGGGTTCGGTCTGAGGCGCTGGCGAAAGCGGCCTCTGCCTGCTCAACCGGCCATGATCCGGTAATCGCAGGTCGCACGTCGACACGGCGGGCTGCAATGGCGTCGACGGCTGCGGCGAACTCTACCTCGTCGAAGCGGAAAGAGCCGAGGAATGCGAGTTCCTTGCCGACCAGCAGGTTCAGCGGAACGGCTGTCGGCCCGGCCGAGCCGACTTGGATGAACCGTCCGCGCGGGCGCAAGCATTCGACGGCCTGAGCAATGGCGGGCGCGGCGGCGGAGCACTCGAACACCAGATCGAACTGGCCCTTGTCGTCTTTCCACAGTTCAAGGCCCACCGGATCGGACACCGCGTTGACGACAGCCGTCGCGCCCATCTTGCGCGCCACGTCCAGAGGCAAGTCTTGCAAGTCCGTCGTCACGATTTCCGATGCGCCCTTCGAGGCCACGACCGCCGTCATCAGCGCGCCGATGGGCCCTGCGCCCGTGATAAGCACGCGCTTGCCGTCGATCTCCCCGGCGACACCTGCTGCGTGCAGACACACGGCCAAGGGTTCGGCACAGGCCGCTTCGGCCAAGGTCACATCGCCATTTACCCTGTGGCACTGCTTGGCCCCCACGGTGACGCGGTCACGGAACAAGCCCTGCGCGTGGGGCAGATACATGGCCGAGCCCAGAAACCGCATATTCGCACATTGGTTCGGCAGACCGCGATTGCAGAAGGTGCAATCGCCGCATGGGTGGCTGGGATTGACCGAGACCAGATCGCCGACCGACAGACCGCTGACGCCCTCACCCAGCGCGGCGACGAGGCCTGCCGCCTCATGCCCCAGAATGATCGGTTCCTGCACACGGATCGTGCCGATGCCGCCGTCGTGCCAGTAATGCATGTCCGATCCGCAGATGCCGCCTGCGCCGATGGCGACGGACACCTGACCGGGGCCGGGAGCGGTCGGGGCTTCGGTTTCGACACGCAGATCGCCCTTGGCGTGCAAGCGGCAGATACGGATTTCGTCGGTCATCGCTGGACTTTCTGGATCAGTTGGCCACGAGGCGCGGCAGCCAGGTGGACAGCGCGGGAATGTAGCTGACCGCCAGCAGGACCAGGATGTTGGTCGCAAGGAACGGCAGGATGGCCTTCACCACCGGCGTCAGAGGCAACTGCGCGATGCCCGCGCAGACGAACAAGCAGACCCCCACTGGCGGCGTGGTCAGACCGATCATCAGGTTCAGCACTGCGAAGGTGGCGAAGTGGATCGGATCGATGCCAACGGCGAACGCCAGCTGCGACAGCGGGACGAACAGGATGATGAGCGCGGCAATGGTCTCCATGAACATACCCACGAACAGCAGCAGCAGGTTGATGATCAGGATTACGTAGAACGGGTTGGACGAGATCGACAGCACGCCATCTGCAATCGCCTGCGGAATACGCTCGGACACGAGGATCCAGCCGAAGACGTTGGCAAACCCAACCAGCGCCAGAATACCGGCGGAGGCGATGGCACTGTCGATGACAATGCCGGGCACGGCGCGCCATGGCAGCTCTCGGTAGATCAGGCCGCCAACCAGCAACGCATAGACCGATGCCACGATGGCGGTTTCGGTCGGTGTGGCAAGGCCGGACAGCAGGCCGTAGATGATCAGGCCGGTCATCGCCAACGCCCATGATGCCGATCCGAAGGCACGTGCGACCTCTCCCCAGCCCTGCCAGCTTTGACGCGGGAAATTCTTGCGGCGTGCGATGATGTAGGCCGTCACCATCATGGCCAGCCCCATCAGGATACCGGGGATCGCGCCCGCGACGAACATCTGCCCGACCGAGATCCCGGCCAGAGAGCCGACGATGATCATCGGAACAGAAGGCGGGATGATCGGACCCACGGTGGACGACGCTGCCGTAACCGCCGCCGAGAAGTCAGCCGGATAGCCTGCCTTTTTCATGCCGGGGATCATTACGCCCCCGATGGACGCCGCATCGGCCACGGCGGTGCCGGTGATACCACCGAACAGCATGGAGGCCGCGATATTGGTCAGCCCCAAGCCACCGCGAATCCAGCCAACGAGGGCAGACGCAAAGCGGATGATGCGATTGGTGATCCCGCCGCGGTTCATCAGGTTGCCCGCAAGGATGAAGCCCGGAATGGACAGCAGCACGAAGACGTCCATCCCCGCATACATCTTCTGCGGGATCGCCACCGGGTTCAGTCCGGTCGTCAGGATGTAGGCCAGCGAGGCCAGTCCCAGCGTCACCGCCACGGGCACGCCGATGATCAGGCCTATGATGAAGACCGAGAACAGGATCGTCACGTCCATCGCATCAGTCCTCTTGCCACGTGTTCAGGTTATCGGGCCGACCGTTGTTCGTACCCGCGATCATGCCAACGACGCGCAACAGGGCGAAGAACGCGAGCAGCGCCAGCATCAGGAAAATGGTGAAATGCACGTAGGCCATCTGCCAGCCCAGCGCTGGGGACGTCTGGAAGAAGCCGATCTCGGTATAGCGCCAAGCCATCGGAAGCAGGTAAAGCCCAAGCCCGGCGACCAGAACGGCAGACACGAAGCGCATCCACCATGCGATACGCTCCGGCATCGCCTCGGATACGATATCGACATTCACAAGATCGCCCGTCCGCATCGACAGGCCAGCGCCGATGGCCGCCAGATACAGCAGAGCAAAGCGCGTCAGTTCCTCTGTCCAGACCCGCGAGTTTCCGGTCAGGCGTCCAGTCACCTGGATCAGCACGGCAACGATGAGGACAAGGAAGGCAACGCCCACAAGGGCGCGAAAAACGATGAGCACGTAACGCTCGATCAGGTGAAGGAACCGCATGGCAATCCGATCCAACGGGATAAAGCACTGCGGGCCGCCAGACGTATCTGCGCTGGCGGCCCTTTCTTTTCAGACCGACGTTACTCGGCTTGGGCTGCGAACAGCTCTTCCACCGTCGGGCGGATCTCTTCGGCGACGTTGGACAGAACCGCTTCCTTGGCCGCTGCCGCGAAGGCCGCGTTGTCGACTTCGACGAAGGTCATGCCCTGCTCTTCCAGGTAGGCACGGTCTGCGGCTAGGCTCTCTTCGAACAGCCCACGCTCGTACTCCTGCGCGATGTCAGCCGCTTCCTGAAGCGCCTGCTTATCTTCGTCGGACAGCTGGCTCCAGGTCTGCTCGGCGATCGCCAGGTAGATCCACGACCGCACGTGGTCGGTCAGGTTCACATGGCTCTGCACTTCCGCGAAGCTGGCCGACCGGATCAGCGCCAGCGGGTTTTCCTGTGCGTCGATGGTGCCGTTCTGCAGCGAGGTGAAGACCTCTGAGAAGGCCATCGGCGTCGGCTGAGCGCCCAGTGCGGCCCAAGTGTCGACGAAGAGCGGCACGTTCGGCACGCGCATCTTCAGGCCTTCCAGGTCGTCAAGGCTTTCGATGGCGCGGTTCGACGTCAGTTCACGCGGACCACGGGCGAAGTAGGCCAAGGGGCGCACCTGTGCGCGCTCGATGATCTGCTGCTCGATCTCGTCGCCGGTCTCGCCGCCCGCGACTTCGTCCATCTGCTCCAGCGAGCCATAGGCGTAGGGAATGGCCAGCAGGGCAGCCATCGGCGCCCAGTTCTGCAGGCTTTCGCCGGTGATCGTCATGTCAACAGTGCCAAGCTGCATCCCGTTGATCAGGTCGATTTCTTTGCCCAGCGACTCGTTGGGGAACACTTCGACGGCAATGCGGCCTTCGGTCAGACGCTCGACCTCTTCGGCGAATTTGACGGACGCAAGGTGCCAGGAATTGTCCTCATTCGCGAGGTGTCCAAGCTGCAGCGTGCGCTCTTGGGCAGAAAGCGGACCGGCCAGCAGGGCCAGCGTCGCCACGGTTGCGAGTTTCTTCATAATAGCCATTCTGTCTCTCCTCCATGAAGTATGACCACCCGATCCTCCGCCCCATCTGGGATGGCGTCGAAAAAGTCGGGATTTCGGTGTGCGATCAGCGGCAGGTCGGCCAAGACCTCTCGCAGATGCGTGCGAAGTGCAGCCTCGGCAGCGCCAAGGTCGCCTTTCGAGATTCCGTCGACGATATCCGCATGCTGTTCGACCAACTTGGCGATCGGAAACTGTTCCAGAGACAGGAAACGAACGCGGTCCATCTGTGTCTTCAGGCCGTGCAGCTTGCGCCAGATCCCGAACTTCGCGGCAGAGTTCGCCAGCTCGCGGTGGAACGCCTCGTCAGCCACCATGAAAGCGACCGGATCGCCCGCGTCGATGCGGTTTTGTTGATCCACCAGATCGCGCAGTTTGGCGACTGTGGCCGCATCCGATGACTGCGCCAGTACCTGCACGATGTCGGACTCCACCGACTCGCGGATGAAGCGGGCTTCGCGCACCTCGGCGATATCGATCCGGCGGATGCGCGTCGCGCGCTGCGGCAAGATCGACAGTAGGCCGTCGTCGGCAAGGCGGATGAAAGCCTCGCGTACCGGTTGGCGACTAACGCCGAACTGCGCGGCAATCTCGGATTCGGAAATCTTCTGATCAGGTTTCAAGAGGTTTCGAACGATGCGGCGACGCAGGATAGACCGCAATTGCGGCGCGATGGGCCGCGCCAGATCAATCTCGGCACCAGAGCTGTCGCGCTCTTTCAACATCGATTCGTCCTCCCCTGCGGACTTGCTACCATACTGCCATACCAGTACACAAGATATGTGGAATCGCTTAGCGGCGCCGATGGTTTGCGGTCGCCAATACGGGCTTTACGGGAGGATGAGATGCGCGAGACTTGGAGATGGTTCGGACTGCAGGACCTTGTGTCGATAGAAGACGTCCGCGAGGCCGGGGCCAGCGGGATCGTCACGGCGCTTCATCACATCCCGACCGGGCAGGTCTGGTCGCGCGCCGAGATCGCGAAACGCAAAGCCGAGATTTCCAAACGCCGCGACGGTCGTCCCTCCGGCCTGCATTGGGACGTCGTGGAAAGCTTGCCGGTGTCGGAGTCGATCAAGATGCGCTCTGGCGCGTGGCGCGCGCACATTGACGGCTACATCGAGAGCATGCACAACCTGTCGGCAGAGGGCATAGAGACGATCTGCTACAACTTCATGCCCGTGCTGGACTGGACGCGCACGAATCTGGCGCATGAGGTCGAAAGCGGCGCGACCTGTATGCGCTTCGACCTTATCGATTTCGCCGCCTTCGACCTGTTCATCCTAGAACGCGACGGAGCTACGTCCGACTTCGACGCCGCATTGACCGCAAAAGCGCAGCGCCGGTTCGACGCAATGACGCCTGACGATCAGGAGGCCATGGCGCGTAATGTAGTGTTCGGGTTGCCAGGCGCTGCCGAATCCTTCTCTTTGGATGACGTGCGCGCGCTGTTGGCCGACTACGCCCAGATCGGCCCGGACACTTTGCGCGGGAACCTTATCGAGTTCCTGAACGAAATTGCGCCCGTCGCGGAAGAACTGGGGATACGCCTCTGCTGCCACCCCGATGACCCACCCTTCCCGCTTCTGGGCCTGCCCCGCATCATGTCGACCGAAGCCGATTACGCCAAACTGATGACAGCCGTGCCCAGCGCCGCCTCTGGCATCACTCTCTGCACCGGATCGCTGGGCGCGCGGGGGGATAACGACCTGCCCGGCATGATCGACCGGTTGGGCGATCGCATCCATTTCCTACATCTGCGCAACGTCACGCGCGAAAGTACCGAGATCCGCGGCTCGTTCCACGAAGCAGAGCATCTGGGCGGAGACACCGATATGGTCGCCGTCATCGCCGCCGTCCTGCGCGAAGAGGTGCGGCGGCGCGACGCGGGGCGCGCAGATGCGTCCATCCCGTTCAGACCCGATCACGGGCAGGACATTCTGGATGACAAGTCCCGCAAGGCGCAGCCGGGCTATCCGGCCATTGGACGCCTTAAGGGGCTGGCGGAACTGCGGGGCGTCATCGCGGCCCTTAGCCATGAAAGTGTATCGTTGTGAGCAGACTGAAAACCATCGACGACATCCCGAGCGGCGTGCAGATTCCCGCCTACGACCGCGATGCCCACGGTACAGGCATCGTTCATCTTGGCCTTGGCGCGTTCCACAAGGCGCATCAAGCCGTCTATACCGACGACGCACTCGCAGCCGAAGGCGGCGACTGGCGCATCACGGGCGTCAGCCTGCGCTCGGCCGATGCAGTTGAGGAGCTGCGTCCTCAGAACGGCCTCTTCACCGTTATCGCGGCAGGGGCAGACGGCACGTCGGCGCGTGTGATCGGGTCCGTTGCACAGACGCTGGCCCACGCTCATGGCGACGCCGGCCGCGTTCGCGCCGCCCTGGCCAGCCCCGCGACACGGATCGTGACGATCACGGTGACAGAAAAGGGCTATGGCCTTGACCGCGCCACCGGCGGCATCGATCCGGCGCATCCGGCCATTGCCCACGATCTGGAACACCCGGACGCACCTGCCGGGGTTGCGGGCCTTCTGGTTCAGGCTTTGGCTACACGTCGTGCCGCAGGTAATAAGCCCTTCACCATCCTGAGCTGCGATAATCTACCTAACAACGGAAAACTGACGCGCGGCTTGATCCTCGATTTTGCCGCGTGCTTCGATCCGGAGCTGCGGGATTGGATCGCCGAGAATGTCGCCTTCCCTTCTTCCATGGTCGATCGCATCACACCGGCAGCAGCTGCTGATCTCCCGGCAAAGGTCCGCGGTATCTTTGGCCGCGACGATCACGCTGCGATCGAAACTGAAACGTTTTCCCAATGGGTCATCGAGGATCACTTCCCCACCGGTCGCCCCGCTTGGGAAGCGGGTGGCGCGCTGTTCGTGGATGATGTTGCGCCCTACGAAATGATGAAGCTACGGATGCTGAACGGCACGCACTCCATGCTGGCCTATGCCGGCTTCCTGTCCGGGCATCGTTATGTGCGAGACGTCATGCAAGATCCTGACTTGGCGGCGCTGGTGCGAAGGCATCTGGCTTCTGCGGCGAAAACCTTGCCACCGCTGAACGGAATAGACTTTGACGTCTATGCCGCCGATCTGATCCGCCGGTTCGAGAACCCCAACCTTGACCACGAAACCTACCAGATCGCCATGGACGGCACCGAAAAGCTGCCCCAGCGTATCTTCGCCCCCGCTATGGATGCATCGCGCGCGGGTCAGAAAACGGGTGCCTTCGCATTCGCGACCGCCGCCTGGATGCGGTACTGTAAAGGTAATCGTGACAATGGCTACGACCACGCGCTACGCGACCCACGGGAGGACGAGATTGCAAACCGGATTGCAAATCTGATCGACGCATCCGCTATTGCGCAGGCTCTTTTCACCCTCCCGAGCTTTGTGCCAGAAGCGTTGAAATTTGATGCGCCTTTCCGCGAACAGGTGACCGAAATTTTGTTCGAAATGCTGTCAGCCTCAACTTCGAATTGCATCGCCCAAGAAGTTCTAACAATTGAAAGTAATCTGTGAAATGGCTCTGTTGCGCAAATCGGGTTGGAAATTCGTCTCGTGAATCCAGCGTGATAGCTGGCGATTATGAGCAGACCGACACCCCCGAGCTACAAGATCAAGAACTGGGCGGCCTATAACGAAGCGCTCAAGCGCATCGCTTCGCGACCTCGCTGACGATCTGGTTTGATCCCGAGATGACATGGGAGGCGACTCCGACGGGCAAGCGCGGCCGGCAGCGGACGTATAGCGATCGTGCTATCCAGACCTGCCTGACGATTACAGTGCTGTTCGACTTGGCCCTCCGGCAGACAACCGGCTTTGTCGAAAGCCTCCTGCAACTGAGCGGGCTGGACTGGACGGTGCCGGATTTCAGCACGCTGTCCCGCCGTCAGAAGACACTGGACGTGAGCATACCTTATCGTGGGTCGGAGGGACCGCTGCACCTTCTGATCCCCTCTCGGGATCATACTTCGCATGACCCTGCCGGGCAGCGGACAGCACCGGGATCAAGGTCGAGGGCGAAGGGGAATGGAATGCCCGCAAGCATGGCGGCGCCAAACGCCGTGTGTAGCGCAAGGTTCACCTCGGGATTAACGAGAAAGCTCTGGAAATTCGGGCAGTCGAGTTCACCAGCAGCGACATCGGCGATGCGCCCATGCTGCCCGAATTGCTCAACCAGATCCCGCCCGACCAGGAGATCGGCAGCGTCACTGCGGACGGCGCCTACGACACCCGAAAGTGCCACAATGCCATCGCCGACCGGGGCGCTGCCGCTGTCATTCCGCCCCGCAAGAACGCCAAACCCTGGAAGCCGGACACGGCTGGCGCGATTGCGCGCAACGAGGCCCTCCGCGCATCGAAATACCTCGGCCGAGCGCTCTGGCGGAAATGGAGTGGCTACCACCGCCGAAGTCGCGTCGAGACGAAGATGCACGGCATGAAGCTGCTGGGCCCACGGCTGATGGCACGTGACCCAGACCGTCAGGTCGCCGAGCTTCAGGTTCGTATCGCCGTCATGAACGGTTTCACCGCGCTCGGCATACCCATCACACAGGTCGTGGGATAAGCGCGTCCGGGGAAAGGGGAAGCTTGCCCATCAGTCGATTTGCGCAACAGAGTCACACTGAGCCAAAAGTAGAATTACAACAAGTGCTCCGTCAGCCAGCCCTACATTTTCAACATAGTGATGTAACCGCCTTGGGGTGCAGGGGCATTCCTGCATCCTCCAACTGGCTCGTAAGCCATACTTCAGGGAGGACCACTTTTCAGGGGGCAGACCAACTCGCAGCACACATTGCGAAGCGCACTCCCTACCACATGACAGAATTGCCATCGCAACTCTTCAGATCACCCGGAAGGTGGGGCACAGACGGCGCTTACGATCAACGCCCTCGTCGAAGGTGGGCAACACCAGCTATGCCTCTTTTAGCTACTTCGCCTTGGCCCGTGCCGCCGCGGCGCCGGTCGCCGCCGTCTTCGACAGCTCGACTAGATGCAGAACATCGCGTGGCTGGGCGGTGCCGAAGCCGGTGGCCGCACCGGCCGCGCCCCAGTTCACGAAGCAGTGGTAAATCTGCGTTTCGAAGCCCACCAGGTCGAAAGCATCAAATCACCTGTAGCCCGGGATCAAACATCTATTTAGAACGAGATTCCCGTTATCTAATCAATTGTACTGTACTACGCCCCTTTGTCCTGTCATAGAGATGGGAAACGACAGAAGTTCGATTGCGCGTCTCAATTCCTCAATTGGCGTCGCTTCTCCGTAAGCGCTATCATGAACATCGCTTGCCTCATGGCCAAGAATGTCACGCCGAGTTTTTCCTGTCACCGATGGCTGCCCATCCAACTGCTGTTTAACGTAGTGGCGGAACGAATGCAGGGACAGTTTCCGAGGATTCCCATCGAGTGCAATCTTGAGAGCGTTCGAGAAATTATAGTAGAGCTTCCTTCCAAAGGGATCCTTAGAATTCTGCGGACAGAGTTCTGGGAAGAGGTTTTCCTGCCCCTTGTTTTTGATTGATTTGACGTAATCGAGGAACCCGTGCGCGATCAGCCCGGTATGAATCGGCACCTTCCTACGAGAGGAAGCGGTCTTCACCCGCCGGTTCAAATTATCGTCCAGATCGAAAAACCAGACGCCATTCTCCTGCTTGATGTCGCGCACCATGAGGGCGGCGATCTCCTCGCGCCGGGCCCCACTCATGACTGCGACCAACGGCACCCATTAGAGACCATCGCGGATAACGAGGCGACCCGGCTTGTTTCGCCTCTTGCGACCAGCACACCCGTTCCAGATCGTGTGCCTGAAAAGTCGACCGATCTCCTTCTCGCTGAAAGTCGAACGACGATCCCTTGGCCGGCGCTTTTCCGTGTTCTTCAGGCCCTTGAACTCCAGCCGGTGCGGCAGGTCGATTCCATCCAGACGCGCGCGTACAATCAAGCGCTCAAGTCTTGTCAGGTGTCCATTCATCGTGGAGACCGAAAGCCCAATCTCTGACATCGGCAACGGCTTCGCCCTGGCAAGGATCGTTTCGAGATCGAGATCTCCATCGCCTTCGCGCTTTCCCAGGGATTTCGGGATTGCCGCCATCAGGTCCACAAAACGTGAAAGGTGGACCTGCCGTATCTCGCGGATATCGGTAACACCGACCAACTGTCTAAAAAGTCGGACGGTCGCCGCATACTGCTTCAGCGTAGCCTTCCTGAATCCCTTTTGCTGCCCCGCACTCGTTAGCCTTTCCAGAACTTCCGTCATGGCCGATCCGTATCGAACTACACAGGCGTCGAATTCCGTGTTGAGGCTTGTGTCTGCCTTTTCATGAGTTACAGCCCCCTCACCCAATTGCGACTTCTCCTTCCCGAGGCTCTGTTGCACAAATCCACTGCTGAGCGGCCTTCCCCTTTCCCCGGACGGGCTCATTCTACGGCTTCAGTGACAGGAATGCCGAGCGCGGTGAAGCCGTTCAGGACGGCCACACGGACTTGGAACTCCGCAACCTGCCGGTCGAAGTCGCGCGCCATGAGGCGCTGACCCAGCAGTTTGACACAGTGCATCTTTGTCTCGACGCGGCTTCGGCGGTGGTAGCCGCTCCATCGTCGCCAGATGGTTCGGCCGAAGCGTTTCGATG
Protein-coding sequences here:
- the yiaK gene encoding 3-dehydro-L-gulonate 2-dehydrogenase, coding for MGRIAFDEMCSTVTRAFVNAGMSEDKALRSARVHTESSLDAVYSHGLNRVPRFVEYLQKGWVDADAEPTLLRDMGPMEVYDGQRGPGILNALTATDRTLELAAQHGLAIVALRNTTHWMRGGAYGWRAAEQGKILIAWTNTESCMPAWGAKDTRLGNNPFVMAVPRKEGPVVLDMAMSQYSYGKLQTTRLKGEQLPYAGGFDVDGNLTTDPVAIEESRRILPTGFWKGSGLAIMLDILAAALSEGSATHQIDGIDQGSCTGCSQIFIAFDPDRLGTSEHLQQAVNGMVDYVNGSQPADPNRAVTHPGQNTVAARMDQQKNGILVDDDIWREVVSLAG
- a CDS encoding L-idonate 5-dehydrogenase, yielding MTDEIRICRLHAKGDLRVETEAPTAPGPGQVSVAIGAGGICGSDMHYWHDGGIGTIRVQEPIILGHEAAGLVAALGEGVSGLSVGDLVSVNPSHPCGDCTFCNRGLPNQCANMRFLGSAMYLPHAQGLFRDRVTVGAKQCHRVNGDVTLAEAACAEPLAVCLHAAGVAGEIDGKRVLITGAGPIGALMTAVVASKGASEIVTTDLQDLPLDVARKMGATAVVNAVSDPVGLELWKDDKGQFDLVFECSAAAPAIAQAVECLRPRGRFIQVGSAGPTAVPLNLLVGKELAFLGSFRFDEVEFAAAVDAIAARRVDVRPAITGSWPVEQAEAAFASASDRTQSVKVHLTFD
- a CDS encoding TRAP transporter large permease, with translation MDVTILFSVFIIGLIIGVPVAVTLGLASLAYILTTGLNPVAIPQKMYAGMDVFVLLSIPGFILAGNLMNRGGITNRIIRFASALVGWIRGGLGLTNIAASMLFGGITGTAVADAASIGGVMIPGMKKAGYPADFSAAVTAASSTVGPIIPPSVPMIIVGSLAGISVGQMFVAGAIPGILMGLAMMVTAYIIARRKNFPRQSWQGWGEVARAFGSASWALAMTGLIIYGLLSGLATPTETAIVASVYALLVGGLIYRELPWRAVPGIVIDSAIASAGILALVGFANVFGWILVSERIPQAIADGVLSISSNPFYVILIINLLLLFVGMFMETIAALIILFVPLSQLAFAVGIDPIHFATFAVLNLMIGLTTPPVGVCLFVCAGIAQLPLTPVVKAILPFLATNILVLLAVSYIPALSTWLPRLVAN
- a CDS encoding TRAP transporter small permease, with the protein product MRFLHLIERYVLIVFRALVGVAFLVLIVAVLIQVTGRLTGNSRVWTEELTRFALLYLAAIGAGLSMRTGDLVNVDIVSEAMPERIAWWMRFVSAVLVAGLGLYLLPMAWRYTEIGFFQTSPALGWQMAYVHFTIFLMLALLAFFALLRVVGMIAGTNNGRPDNLNTWQED
- a CDS encoding TRAP transporter substrate-binding protein, encoding MAIMKKLATVATLALLAGPLSAQERTLQLGHLANEDNSWHLASVKFAEEVERLTEGRIAVEVFPNESLGKEIDLINGMQLGTVDMTITGESLQNWAPMAALLAIPYAYGSLEQMDEVAGGETGDEIEQQIIERAQVRPLAYFARGPRELTSNRAIESLDDLEGLKMRVPNVPLFVDTWAALGAQPTPMAFSEVFTSLQNGTIDAQENPLALIRSASFAEVQSHVNLTDHVRSWIYLAIAEQTWSQLSDEDKQALQEAADIAQEYERGLFEESLAADRAYLEEQGMTFVEVDNAAFAAAAKEAVLSNVAEEIRPTVEELFAAQAE
- a CDS encoding GntR family transcriptional regulator gives rise to the protein MLKERDSSGAEIDLARPIAPQLRSILRRRIVRNLLKPDQKISESEIAAQFGVSRQPVREAFIRLADDGLLSILPQRATRIRRIDIAEVREARFIRESVESDIVQVLAQSSDAATVAKLRDLVDQQNRIDAGDPVAFMVADEAFHRELANSAAKFGIWRKLHGLKTQMDRVRFLSLEQFPIAKLVEQHADIVDGISKGDLGAAEAALRTHLREVLADLPLIAHRNPDFFDAIPDGAEDRVVILHGGETEWLL
- the uxuA gene encoding mannonate dehydratase, translating into MRETWRWFGLQDLVSIEDVREAGASGIVTALHHIPTGQVWSRAEIAKRKAEISKRRDGRPSGLHWDVVESLPVSESIKMRSGAWRAHIDGYIESMHNLSAEGIETICYNFMPVLDWTRTNLAHEVESGATCMRFDLIDFAAFDLFILERDGATSDFDAALTAKAQRRFDAMTPDDQEAMARNVVFGLPGAAESFSLDDVRALLADYAQIGPDTLRGNLIEFLNEIAPVAEELGIRLCCHPDDPPFPLLGLPRIMSTEADYAKLMTAVPSAASGITLCTGSLGARGDNDLPGMIDRLGDRIHFLHLRNVTRESTEIRGSFHEAEHLGGDTDMVAVIAAVLREEVRRRDAGRADASIPFRPDHGQDILDDKSRKAQPGYPAIGRLKGLAELRGVIAALSHESVSL
- a CDS encoding mannitol dehydrogenase family protein, which gives rise to MQIPAYDRDAHGTGIVHLGLGAFHKAHQAVYTDDALAAEGGDWRITGVSLRSADAVEELRPQNGLFTVIAAGADGTSARVIGSVAQTLAHAHGDAGRVRAALASPATRIVTITVTEKGYGLDRATGGIDPAHPAIAHDLEHPDAPAGVAGLLVQALATRRAAGNKPFTILSCDNLPNNGKLTRGLILDFAACFDPELRDWIAENVAFPSSMVDRITPAAAADLPAKVRGIFGRDDHAAIETETFSQWVIEDHFPTGRPAWEAGGALFVDDVAPYEMMKLRMLNGTHSMLAYAGFLSGHRYVRDVMQDPDLAALVRRHLASAAKTLPPLNGIDFDVYAADLIRRFENPNLDHETYQIAMDGTEKLPQRIFAPAMDASRAGQKTGAFAFATAAWMRYCKGNRDNGYDHALRDPREDEIANRIANLIDASAIAQALFTLPSFVPEALKFDAPFREQVTEILFEMLSASTSNCIAQEVLTIESNL